In Terriglobia bacterium, the DNA window GATATGAAAGCTGCAAGCTTGATTCTCTGGGCCTCTCCCCCGGACAGAGAACCTGCAGACTGGCCCAGGCGCAAATATCCCAGGCCGATATCTTCCAGCACCCTCAGCTTCCGGACCAACTTGGCGTGTCCGGCAAAAAACTCGATGGCCTGATGGACGGTGAGGTCAAGCACCTCGGCGATGTTCTTCCCTTTGTACAGCACCTCGAGGACCGCGCTCTTGTAGCGCTTCCCCTTGCAGTCCTCGCAGGTCAGCTCTACATCGGCCAGAAACTGCATCTCGACGGTGATGGTCCCGCTTCCCTGGCAGGTTTCGCACCGGCCCCCGGCCAGGTTGAAGGAGAAGTGGCCCGGCTGCAGGTTGCGCGCGTAAGCGTCGCGGGTTCCCGCAAAGATCTGGCGGATGGCGTCGAAGGCCTTGATGTAGGTCACGGGATTCGAGCGCGGAGTTTTCCCGATGGGTGATTGATCCACGAGCACGGCCTCGATAATCAGATCGGCGCCGCGCAGGCCATCACATCCGTCATGTGTTTCAGCCGCCTGCCCCTTGGCTTTTCTGATTGCGGGGTAGAGCACGTCGCGAACCAGGGTGGATTTGCCGCTGCCGCTGACGCCGGCGATACAGACAAAGACTCCCAACGGAATGCGCACGTTCAGGTTTTGGAGGTTATGCTTGCGGGCATTGATGATCTCGAGATAACGACCATTGCTCCGTCGGCGGAAGATGGGCGTGGGAATCTTCAACTCACCCTTTAAATAGCGCCCCGTGAGGGATTCCCCCGCTTTGCACAGGCCGGCGAAATTCCCCTGGTAGACAACCTGCCCGCCGTTTTCTCCGGCTCGGGGACCCAGATCGATGACGTGGTCGGCAGCGCTCATGATCTCGCGGTCGTGTTCGACCACGACCACAGTATTGCCCATGGATTTCAGGCTCTCCAGAATCTCGATGAGACGCCGGCTGTCGCGCGGGTGCAGTCCAATACTCGGTTCGTCGAGAACGTAGAGCGCCCCCACAAGTGTCGAACCCAGCGATGTGGCCAGCTGGATGCGCTGCGATTCGCCGCCAGAAAGGGAAGAGGATAGTCGATCGAGCGAAAGATAGTCGAGCCCTACGCGGAGCAGCAGATCCAAACGGTGGCTGATCTCCTCCAGGATTTTCCGCGAGATCGCCTGCTGCTCGGAGGTGAGCTGCAGGGATTGGATGAAACCGGCGCTCTCGCGGATCGTCATGCGGGCGACCTCCGAGATGCGCCTGCCCCCGACAAGCACATCCCGCGCTTCCTGACGCAGTCTCTCCCCGTTGCAGCCGGGACAGACCGCGTAGCCGCGATAGCGGCTTATAAAGATGCGCACGTGCATCTTGTATTTTTTCTGCTCCAGCAGGTCGAAGAATCCCCGGATGCCGGGAAAGCCGCTCTTGCCGTTGAGGATGCGATCACGGTGCTCCTGAGGCAGCTCCCGCCATGGGAGGTCGATGTCGATCCCTTCTTTCTGCGCAAACTTGAGCAGTCTGTTCTGGAAGCCGCGGTAGCGCGGCTTGGTCCACGGGCTGACGGTGCCCCCGGCCAGGCTCTTCGATTGGTCCGGGATTACCAGATCGAGGTCGAGGGTGACGGTGTTGCCGAATCCCTGGCACTCGGGGCAGGCTCCAAATGGATTGTTAAAGGAGAATAAACGGGGTTCAGGCTCCTCACAGGCGACGCCGCACAGCTGGCATTCAAATCGTTCACTGAACTTCAAGAGCGTTCCGGCCGGATGCCGGACCCAGCGGATTTGCGGAAAGGTCGACGAAAGAAGACGCTCGTTCTCTCCGGGCGTATTGGAAGGCAGCATCAGCTCGATCCGTCCTTCCGACTCGCGTCCGCAGGCTTCGAGGGAGTCTACGAGGCGTTCCCGGACATCGTCCTGGACGGACAGACGGTCTACAACCACGAGAACCTCTTCACCGGGGCTCCTGCGCAGGGTCTCGACGGCATCCGCCAACTCGACTAACCGGTCACCGATAAGAAGCCGTACGAACCCCTGCTGCTGCAGCCCGGGGAGAATCATGGCCAGCCTAGCCTCCGGCGTGCGGGCCTGATCCTGTAACTGGGAGGCAGTAGGACGCCTCGGCGGCTTTGTCTGTGGCGGTCCGGGGGAAGTGCCGTCGAGCGCCAGCGGCATGCAGATGTAAAAGCGGAGCCCGCGGGGGAGGCACATTACAAAATCGGCGATTTTTTCCGGAGTATCCTTTTCAATCGTGCGGCCGCAGATATGGCAACGGGTAATGCCGATCCTTGCATAGAGCAGTCGCAGATAGTCGTTGATCTCGGTGACCGTTCCGACCGTCGACCTTGGATTCCGGGTGTAGCTCTTCTGGCGAATGGCAAGCGCCGGGCAGATCCCGCTGACTTCGTCGACATCGGGGCGGTCGACCCGCTCCAGGAATTGCCGGGCGTAGGCGGAAAGGGAAGCGACATACCTGCGCTGTCCCTCAGCGTATAGGGTATCGAACGCGAGGCTGCTCTTGCCGCTGCCGGAGACTCCGGTGACAACGGTGAGAGCATCCAGCGGAAGTTCGACCGTGATGTTTTTCAGGTTGTGAACTCTGGCGCCCACAACAGTGATGGCGCCGTCATGTTCTGCAGGCAATCGGGAATCTCCCGGCGACAGCATCCGCCTCAAGCCAAACTCTTAATGATATCAAAAAATAACAGTCGCGGATTCCACTGATTTCAGGAGACTGCGATTTATAGACCGTCGGGAAAAAGCAGGCGCGAATCGCATGCCATGGCGGCACTCATAAATCTCAACCCGGGCGCGCTGAGGTCGCGGGTGCCGAACTGTCCTCGGCTTCGGCTTGATCTTGAGTTGCGAAGTGACGTAAGTTTTCCTTCATGAAATCACAGGAACTGTTGATTACGGCGGTTACTCCCTCCATCGCAATACCGGGAGGCGAAATTTCGATTCAGTGCCGAGGATTCAGGCCCGGTCTTCCTTCGTCGGCCAAAGTGCGGTTCGGCGAAACCGAAGCAGTGATTGTCTCGGCCTCGGAGGATCGCGTGGTGACCAGGGTGCCAGAGCATACGAAGGCACTTGGGGTTGCTCTCAGTGTGAATGAATTGATGTCTCCGGTCTTCCCATTCACCATCGGCACCGTGCTGGCCACAGGGCTGCATCCGGTCGCCAATCCTGTGATTGCACCCGACGGCACGATCATTACTACGATAAGCGGCACGCGCGGACAGCAGAGCCCGCAACCGCTGATCCGGGTTTCACGAGGCGGGGAGGTGACGCCATTTCCCTGTGAAATCATGAATCCGACGGGTTTGGCCTTCGGTCGCGACGGTCAGCTCTACATCTCAAATCGGGGCGAAGGCACAGTTCTTCGATATACGGACTATGAGCGTCTCGACATTATCGCCGAAGACCTGGGCATTCCGTGCGACATCCTGTTCGACAGGGAAGACAGGCTCTATGTCGGTGACCGAACCGGCAAGATTCATCGCATCAATCCGGGCGGCACGCCGGAAGTGTTTGCCTTGCTGCCGCCGAGTATTTCGGCGTTTCACCTCGCCCTCGATGGTGAGGAAACTCTCTATGTGACGGGGCCCACTTTGGCGATGCGCGACCCTGTGTACTGCATCTCGCGAACTGGCGAGGTCACGCTCCTGCTGGAAGGATTGGCGCGACCCCAGGGGCTTGCGTTCAGCGCGGACGGCGATCTCTGGATCGCTGCCGCCTACGGCGGGAAGAAGGGGATTTTCCGGTATTCCTTGGTCTCGAAGGAACTTGTTTATCACATTGCCGGCCCGATGCTGGTGGGACTGGCAATGGACGCGCAGGACATATTTCTTGTGGACGGCGGCTCGGTCTACTGGATTCGAACGGGAGGCCTTTCCGGAAGGCTCAGCTGATTCATAACGACGGCAAGCAGCCGCGCATGATACGCCGCGGCCGGCAGCCACAACCGAAGAGAAATCCGGGATTGTGCCCCCGCAGGCCGCACCGGACTATGCGCGGCTGCTCTTGATATTCAGACCCGGGACAGCATGGCGCGCAGCGTTTCGGCCAGGATGCGCGGGCTCTGCGAGAGCAGTCTGGAGCGGATCTGTTGGTAAGACATACTCCCGGAAATCAGACTGTCAGTAATGCGCCGGACCGTGGCGCTTCGCCGCAGCATCTGAACGGCGCGGTGCGTGAATGCGTGCAGCAGAAATGTGCCCGCATAGAACTGGTCGCGCCACGCGGCCGCGCGCTCGAGTTCGGCGCCAAAATCGCGGCGCCAGTTCAGCTCATAGGCTGACGGGTCGCCGGCCCGCAGGGATTCCCCCAAGATTTCCGCAGATCGGAGGGCAAAATAGATACCCTCCGAGGTGATGGCGTCGACGAAGCCCGCGGCGTCGCCCAGCAGAGCCCAGTTGCGGCCGCAGGCACGCTGGCTGATGAGAGTCCTACGACTCAGGCACGGCACGCGAGCCGCAAAAAAGCTGTTTTTGGAGGCTACAGCGCCGGGGTAACGGGAAGAAATAAAATCGCTGACCCGCCGGCGCAGATCCACCGCCCTGGCGCCGGGCAGGCGATGAATGATTCCTATGGAGGCGTGGTCGACTCGAGGAAAAGACCAGAGATATCCATGGAAGCCGTTTTCCTGAAAGACAATGATAATCCTGTCCGGGTGATGGGAACCGGGCAGGTAGTGTCCGAGGGCGAGGGCGAGATCGCCGGCTGCCAGCTTGCCCGCCACGACCGCGCGCACCGAACTGTTCGCTCCATCCGCGCCGATCAGAAAATCGACCTCGTGGCAGGCCCCGGACGCCGTCGTGATCAGCCAGCCTTTGCGGTACGGCGTAAAGCGGAGCGCTCGTTCGGGAAAGAAGCGTGCGCCGGCTTCGAGCGCCGCGCTGCGCAAGGCGGCATCCAGGGCTGCGCGCGAAAAGATATGAATTGGCTGGCTGAGAGGCACCGCCGCAGACCTGCCCTCGAGCGTGGTCAGCTCTACCGTGCGGATCTCGCTGTGGGGCAGCTGCTGATCGCGAAACCATGGCATCGAGAGGAGGGCTTTTGCAGTGATGCCTCCGCCGCACGGCTTTTCCCCTGCCGTGGAGGGATCAAGGAGCAACACCTCGTGACCCAGACGCGACAGAATCAGAGCTGCGTACGAGCCGGCCAGACGCGCCCCCACAATGCCTATCCGCATGAGACCACTATAGCAGAAGTCGGGAGTCAGGGGTCAGCAGTCAGAGGGAAAGACGCCTGGCGCAACCGGGTGCGGGGAATTGTCAGCCCCGGCTGCCGCTTGATCCCGCGCATTCTGTGGAAATTGATGCCAGCAGCTTCTATTATTCTGACTCCTGGCTTCTTACTTTGATTTAGTTTGAGGTCCGTGGATGAGTTTCGGATTTGAGGTTATTCACAGGGACACAAGTTCATCGGCGCGGCTGGGGATCTTACACACCGCGCACGGTGACATCGAGACTCCCGTTTTTATGCCGGTGGGGACGGCGGCGACAGTGAAAGCGCTGCCCCACGAGTGGCTGGAGGAAGCGGGCTGCCGCATCCTGCTGTCGAATACCTATCATCTGTATCTGCGCCCGGGCCATGAGCGCATCGCGCATCTGGGTGGCCTGCACCGCTTCATGTCCTGGGATCACGCCATTTTGACCGACTCCGGAGGATTCCAGGTCTTCAGTCATCGCGAGCTGCGCAGGCTCAGCGAGGAAGGAGTCTACTTCCAGTCGCACCTCGACGGCAGCCGCCATTTTCTCAGTCCGGAAACGGTCATGGAAGTGCAGATGGCGCTGAGTCCGGACATCGCCATGGTGTTTGACGAGTGCACCCCATATCCGTGCAGCCGGGCGGACGCGGAACAGTCAATGGCACTATCGATGCGGTGGGCCGCGCGCTGCCGCGACCAGTGGCGGTGTGAGGCGGCCGTGCCCAGGGGACTATTCGGAATAATTCAAGGGGGCGTTTATCCGGATTTGCGGCAAAAGTCCGTCCAGGAACTCCTGGAGATGGGTTTCGACGGCATG includes these proteins:
- the tgt gene encoding tRNA guanosine(34) transglycosylase Tgt, yielding MSFGFEVIHRDTSSSARLGILHTAHGDIETPVFMPVGTAATVKALPHEWLEEAGCRILLSNTYHLYLRPGHERIAHLGGLHRFMSWDHAILTDSGGFQVFSHRELRRLSEEGVYFQSHLDGSRHFLSPETVMEVQMALSPDIAMVFDECTPYPCSRADAEQSMALSMRWAARCRDQWRCEAAVPRGLFGIIQGGVYPDLRQKSVQELLEMGFDGMAIGGLSVGEPKDVMLEVLAATVPLMPPEQARYLMGVGTPEDLVRCVALGVDMFDCVLPTRNARNGCLFTSEGRILIKNAAYADDERPLDPGCSCPTCRRYSRAYLRHLFMAGEYLSATLNTLHNVSFYLDTMRKIRESIRLDFFGKCLEALEKRPE
- the uvrA gene encoding excinuclease ABC subunit UvrA; amino-acid sequence: MLSPGDSRLPAEHDGAITVVGARVHNLKNITVELPLDALTVVTGVSGSGKSSLAFDTLYAEGQRRYVASLSAYARQFLERVDRPDVDEVSGICPALAIRQKSYTRNPRSTVGTVTEINDYLRLLYARIGITRCHICGRTIEKDTPEKIADFVMCLPRGLRFYICMPLALDGTSPGPPQTKPPRRPTASQLQDQARTPEARLAMILPGLQQQGFVRLLIGDRLVELADAVETLRRSPGEEVLVVVDRLSVQDDVRERLVDSLEACGRESEGRIELMLPSNTPGENERLLSSTFPQIRWVRHPAGTLLKFSERFECQLCGVACEEPEPRLFSFNNPFGACPECQGFGNTVTLDLDLVIPDQSKSLAGGTVSPWTKPRYRGFQNRLLKFAQKEGIDIDLPWRELPQEHRDRILNGKSGFPGIRGFFDLLEQKKYKMHVRIFISRYRGYAVCPGCNGERLRQEARDVLVGGRRISEVARMTIRESAGFIQSLQLTSEQQAISRKILEEISHRLDLLLRVGLDYLSLDRLSSSLSGGESQRIQLATSLGSTLVGALYVLDEPSIGLHPRDSRRLIEILESLKSMGNTVVVVEHDREIMSAADHVIDLGPRAGENGGQVVYQGNFAGLCKAGESLTGRYLKGELKIPTPIFRRRSNGRYLEIINARKHNLQNLNVRIPLGVFVCIAGVSGSGKSTLVRDVLYPAIRKAKGQAAETHDGCDGLRGADLIIEAVLVDQSPIGKTPRSNPVTYIKAFDAIRQIFAGTRDAYARNLQPGHFSFNLAGGRCETCQGSGTITVEMQFLADVELTCEDCKGKRYKSAVLEVLYKGKNIAEVLDLTVHQAIEFFAGHAKLVRKLRVLEDIGLGYLRLGQSAGSLSGGEAQRIKLAAFISGQSAKNTLYIFDEPTTGLHFDDIRKLLAAFDKLIHAGNSVVVIEHNLDVIKSADWVIDLGPEGGSGGGRIVFEGSPDDLIANRRSYTGRFLRSYIRT
- a CDS encoding IPT/TIG domain-containing protein encodes the protein MKSQELLITAVTPSIAIPGGEISIQCRGFRPGLPSSAKVRFGETEAVIVSASEDRVVTRVPEHTKALGVALSVNELMSPVFPFTIGTVLATGLHPVANPVIAPDGTIITTISGTRGQQSPQPLIRVSRGGEVTPFPCEIMNPTGLAFGRDGQLYISNRGEGTVLRYTDYERLDIIAEDLGIPCDILFDREDRLYVGDRTGKIHRINPGGTPEVFALLPPSISAFHLALDGEETLYVTGPTLAMRDPVYCISRTGEVTLLLEGLARPQGLAFSADGDLWIAAAYGGKKGIFRYSLVSKELVYHIAGPMLVGLAMDAQDIFLVDGGSVYWIRTGGLSGRLS
- a CDS encoding NAD(P)/FAD-dependent oxidoreductase; the protein is MRIGIVGARLAGSYAALILSRLGHEVLLLDPSTAGEKPCGGGITAKALLSMPWFRDQQLPHSEIRTVELTTLEGRSAAVPLSQPIHIFSRAALDAALRSAALEAGARFFPERALRFTPYRKGWLITTASGACHEVDFLIGADGANSSVRAVVAGKLAAGDLALALGHYLPGSHHPDRIIIVFQENGFHGYLWSFPRVDHASIGIIHRLPGARAVDLRRRVSDFISSRYPGAVASKNSFFAARVPCLSRRTLISQRACGRNWALLGDAAGFVDAITSEGIYFALRSAEILGESLRAGDPSAYELNWRRDFGAELERAAAWRDQFYAGTFLLHAFTHRAVQMLRRSATVRRITDSLISGSMSYQQIRSRLLSQSPRILAETLRAMLSRV